A single genomic interval of Fibrobacter sp. UWB4 harbors:
- a CDS encoding sigma-54 dependent transcriptional regulator, with protein MMNILIADFDRKFVEELQRNWSIAGTNLLVCSDEKTLMPLIKKTSIDLAFIEVPFLMLDNMDLISYLKERQPGVEIFVLCDDRNWQGAASAITRGASSFLKKPVTLSLLESTASKIQAQQQNKSNTQLMESQVLDSLLGDTPEMRKILKTVYKVAPTNSTLLITGESGSGKEFLANVVHRYSKRANEPFVPVNCGAIPENLVESELFGSKKGSYTGSTADKKGLFESANGGTLFLDEVGELSLATQVKLLRFLQSHEIRRVGETEARYLDIRIIAATNRDLQQAMHEGRFREDLYYRLNTFHLQLPPLRDRKPVIPNLIRYFILKNKEAQGKEIHDLEPAALYALTKYPYPGNIRELENIMEHAIVLSEGGVIKLEDLPEYVQVEAREKTVAIPHIKEAVSLKESAGEPVFDNDEEAEENEKSAENPLGKPIHFEPISGKTDSAGFLTHNPTKFITHNPAPEEEEILSLDEMERRHILHALSICKGNKTEVCKKLGISRATLWRKLKELKIEMDGGED; from the coding sequence ATGATGAATATCCTGATCGCTGATTTTGATCGGAAATTTGTCGAGGAGCTACAGCGGAACTGGTCTATTGCCGGAACGAACCTCCTGGTCTGCTCCGACGAAAAAACTTTGATGCCGCTAATAAAAAAGACGTCGATAGACCTTGCGTTTATCGAGGTTCCTTTTTTAATGCTCGACAATATGGATTTGATCAGCTATTTGAAGGAACGCCAGCCTGGTGTCGAAATCTTTGTATTGTGCGATGACCGCAACTGGCAGGGAGCCGCTAGCGCCATAACGCGTGGAGCAAGCAGTTTCTTGAAAAAGCCGGTCACGCTTTCGCTCCTTGAGAGCACAGCAAGCAAGATCCAGGCTCAACAGCAAAACAAGTCCAACACGCAGCTCATGGAATCCCAAGTGTTGGACAGCCTTCTCGGCGACACGCCCGAGATGCGTAAGATTTTAAAGACAGTTTATAAGGTCGCACCGACCAACAGCACCTTGCTTATAACCGGCGAGTCTGGTTCGGGCAAGGAATTTTTGGCAAACGTCGTTCACCGCTACAGCAAGCGCGCGAACGAACCGTTTGTGCCAGTCAACTGCGGCGCCATCCCAGAGAACCTCGTAGAAAGCGAACTCTTCGGAAGCAAGAAGGGATCGTACACAGGTTCAACCGCAGATAAGAAAGGTCTGTTCGAATCCGCCAATGGCGGTACGCTGTTCCTCGATGAAGTTGGCGAACTCTCTCTCGCAACGCAGGTGAAACTTTTACGTTTTCTGCAAAGCCACGAGATCCGTCGCGTGGGCGAAACGGAAGCCCGCTACCTCGACATCCGCATTATCGCAGCAACAAACCGCGATTTGCAACAAGCGATGCACGAAGGGCGATTCCGCGAAGACCTCTACTACCGCCTGAACACGTTCCACTTGCAGCTTCCGCCGCTCCGCGACAGGAAGCCCGTCATCCCGAACTTAATTCGTTACTTTATCTTAAAGAACAAGGAAGCACAGGGCAAGGAAATTCATGACCTTGAACCGGCAGCTCTTTACGCTTTGACAAAGTACCCCTACCCCGGCAACATTCGCGAACTCGAAAACATCATGGAGCATGCGATCGTACTTTCGGAAGGTGGCGTCATCAAGCTCGAAGACTTGCCGGAATACGTGCAGGTGGAAGCCCGAGAAAAGACGGTTGCGATTCCGCATATCAAGGAAGCCGTGAGCCTTAAAGAAAGCGCTGGCGAGCCTGTTTTCGACAATGATGAAGAAGCGGAAGAGAACGAGAAATCGGCTGAGAACCCGCTCGGAAAGCCGATTCACTTTGAACCGATTTCGGGCAAGACGGATAGCGCAGGGTTTCTGACGCACAACCCGACAAAGTTCATCACGCATAATCCTGCGCCCGAAGAAGAAGAAATTCTTTCGCTCGACGAGATGGAACGCAGGCACATTCTGCATGCCTTAAGCATTTGCAAAGGCAACAAGACGGAAGTCTGCAAGAAGCTCGGTATTAGCCGCGCGACAC
- a CDS encoding response regulator, with the protein MSTILIIDDDAQLNLMLKSALELKGYTVDTASNGKKAKSLYQKNTYDVIITDIIMPEGDGFEVVLDLRRMGMSDRTIAISGGGRTSAEDYLATAQHFDVAAIFSKPLDLQLLRNKVDEIIKAHS; encoded by the coding sequence ATGTCTACAATACTCATCATTGACGATGACGCTCAGCTCAACCTCATGTTGAAGTCTGCTTTGGAATTGAAAGGTTACACTGTCGATACTGCTAGCAACGGTAAGAAAGCAAAGTCCCTTTATCAGAAGAATACCTACGATGTGATTATCACCGACATCATTATGCCGGAAGGTGATGGATTTGAAGTTGTCCTTGATCTTCGTCGCATGGGCATGAGCGACCGCACAATCGCCATTAGCGGTGGTGGCCGTACATCTGCAGAAGACTACCTTGCAACAGCGCAGCACTTCGATGTTGCCGCAATTTTCAGCAAGCCGCTGGATCTCCAGCTGCTTCGCAACAAAGTTGACGAGATTATCAAAGCACATTCGTAA